GCATGCTGCAGACCGAGCTCACCGAGGAGCAGATCGCTCTGCTCTTGGAGATCGCGACGCCGTACGTGAAGACAGGCTCCTGGCCGATCTGGGACTTCGTCGTCAAGCGGATGGACCAGCGCAAGCTGAACGCCCGCGACATCACGGCCTCGCTGCCGCGCGTCGGCACCAAGGGCACGCTCGGCCCCTCCTACGGCTTCACGGTCGGGCACGACTGGCGCATGCTCCGCGACAACGAACCGGTCCAGCTCACGGTTGCCGCCGCCCTCGTACTCGACGAGCTTCGCCCCCTCCTGGCAGATCCCTTCCTGCGCGTGCTGCACTACATGATCGCCCTGCAGCGCGACACGGAGCCGTCCCCGACCGAGGTCACCCAGACGTGGCTGGACTCGCAGGAACTGGCCAAGGCCATCCCCAGTCTCAAGCCCGAGTTCCTCTCCGCGCTGCCGAAGATCCTCGCTGCAGAGCCCGGTACTTGGCGCGGCAGTTCCCGTGGGCCGACCCTGCCGGACGACCCGACCTGGTCGCGCGAGATCACGCGGGAGATCCAGCAGTACGCCGAGGCGACGGACCTGGAATCCTACGTCGCCACCGTCTGCGAAATCGTGACGATGCAGGCCTGGGAGCAGAGCTACCATCACTTCCGCACTGAGCATGACGGCGTGCCCCTGCCTCGCGAGTACGCCGCGGCGCCCTGGCTCGACCCGGTGATCTCCAACGAGACGGCGGAGCCGCCCGTCGAGCCGGAGTCGGCCCGGCCCATCTACGTCAAGGAGTCGCTGATCGAGGAGTTGATCGACCTCGACGGCGCGGGCGGCTTCGTCACCGACAAGCTGGTCCAGCAGTGCAAGGAGCTGAACTTCAACTTCCGGCACGCACAGCCGTTCTCGTGTCACTCCCTGCTGCGCGCCATCATGGATCACGTCCCGCCGGCCTTCGGGGTGACGGGGTTCGCCCAGGTCGTCAGCAACGTGTCGTGGATCAAGACGGACAAGGACTACCTCAGGAAGCTCCAGGACTTCCGTACCCAGGGCGACGATGTGATGCACCGGCCGATCGGCCGACAGCGGAGCCGGATCGACATGCACGACGTTCCCGCGCCCGCAGCCCTGAATGCCCTGCTCGAAGGTCTCCTCAGGCATTTCCGAGACGCCCGGGACGCAGCCGCAGCCGGAAGGTGACGCGCCCGCCCGTCGGCTTCATGTCGGCGGGCGGCGCTCCACGGTCGACGAGCGCGGGTCAGCTGCGGCCTGCGCTCCGGTGGTAGCTGGTGGCCTCCCGAGGTGTCGGTCGGCGGGGTGATGATGGGGTGATGGTCGACGAGCAGGCAGTAGCGAAGTGGCACCTCAACGAGGAGCAGTGGGCCCAGCAGGTCGCCGCCTCGTGGTTGGGGGACCCGGCGGTCCGCGCGGTGGTGGAGGCGGCAGCCCCGGCCGCCGCCCAGATCGTCGCGCCGCTGGTGCGGCACATGGTCGACCAGGTGGAGATCACCCGGTTCTGCTGGAGGGTGTGCGACATCGGCGCGCTGTATCCGGACGGCAGCGAGAGCCTGAACCCGTTCGACCCGGCCGCCCCAGGCGCGTGGCAGCTGAGCGACGACGAGCGGACGCTGGCCGGCTACGTGGCCGCCGCCTTCCACCAGCTGGTCAAGTTGGTCGTGGAGAAGCTCGAAGAGGCCGGGGTGCATGTGGACGCGCCGTGGGGGTCCGACCAGGCGGTGGTCGCGGTGCTCCTGCTGCTGGAGGCGGAGGGGAGCTACCAGCTCCCCTGGGGTGACGCCCGGCTGCTGGCGGAGCATCTGCAACCGCCTGGCGTCTCCGCGATCACCCCGGACGGACGGTCGACCTCCGCGCGCGACGGCCGCTCGGACGAGATGGCCCGCAACGTCGACCGGATCCGCAAGGCCGTCCGTGAGCGGGCCGGCGGCCGCGACCATCGCCGCCCCTACGCCGCAGCGCGCGGCCAGCGCTCCGAGCCGCGCGCGACTGTCCTCCGCCGGGAGGTCCTGAAGGAGATTCTCGACGACGACCCCACGATGAAGGTCGAGTGGCTGCGCCGGACCTGGGATCTGTCAAAGGAGAAGCCGGGCGGGCGCCTGCGCTGCGAGTTGACGGCCCGGCTCGCCGCCGAGGGGCTGCCCGCCCCGAACAAGCCCTCCAGGGCCACCTTGTTCAAGGACTTCCAGGTGCTCGGGACCAGCAGGAACTGACCCGGGCGGAAAAGAGTCCGTGCGAACACCCGCGGGCGTTCGCACGGACTCGGGAACCGACAGTCTCTCCAACGTCAGCACCACGACGAAGACCTTGGAGCACCGGATGTCCACCGAGCACATGAACCCGCCCGCCCCCACGGCCACGCCGAGTCCACAGCCGCCGACGAAGTCGCGGTGGCTGCCGGAGGCCTCCACCCGGGTCGGCGCCGTCATGTACGCCTTCCTCGGCGCCCTCCTCCTTTGGGCCGGAGGCGCCCTGGTCCAGCACGTCCACATCTACTGGCGTTGACGGCCTGCTGCCGCGGCCCGAGGGGCTTCGCCCCCTCGGGCCGCGGGACGGACGCTGCCGCTGATGCGCGTCGTGCCCGCCCAGCCAGGCTCCTACGAGACGCCGACGAGCCGCTGGGGGTCGACGCGGCCTGCTGCCGGGTCGGTGAACGGGTTGGCAGCCACATCGAGTCCGAAGAGGGGGTAGAGGCGTTGGAGCGCGGCGTGGGCGTCGCGCTCAGGGTCCCCGAACGCCTCCCATGACTGGCTCCAGGCGTCGCTGGTCGCCGGCTGCGGTGCGCCCTGGAAGGGGAATTCCGGGTCGGCGCCGGGGGCGAGCGTGCGAGGCGGGGCCTGGGCGAAGCCAACGGCAACGACGCTATGCGTCCAGGGGCCGTCGAGGCGCGGCAGGATGGCGCGGTCCACCAGCCGGAAGTACTCGAGGGTGATCTCCGTGAGGACGAAGACGCTGATCCGGCCGAACTGGTGGCTTCCGTAGCTCTCCATGGCCCAGCCGAGCATTTCACGGTCGGCGGCCACCGCGGCGGTGACCGACCCATCGGCCTCCACCCACAGGCCCCACCGGGGCGGGGAGGTGAGCAGCAGGCCACCGTCGAGCGGTTCGGGCCGGTGGATGCCGGAGGCGAAGTTGAAGGCGGTGACGCCACGGAGGGTGTCCTGGTGGGTGAGCGCCTCCACCACCCCTCCGGTCGCGTACATCCCCGGCAGGAGACCGGTGAGTGGGCTGGGGGTGCTCTGGAAGAACAGGACGGGGGTGTCATCCATGTTCAACCTGCTGCGCAGCGCGGCGCGTTCCGCGGCTCGGTCCGCGTGGGGGGTCGGACGCGCTGCGGGGCCCCGGCGGACGCGAAGGCCGTCGTTGACCAGCCGGTAGACCTCGTCGGGCGAGAGGTAAGCGGTGGTGTCGCCGTTGCGCACGGGGATGGCCCAGGCGCCCCTGACGAACTTGCCATCCTCGTTGAGGCCGCGGGTGACGATGGCCCAGCGCTCTTGCTCGGGCAGGGGCGCGACCTCGATGACGAAGTAGTGCCCCGCCGTGTCCTGGTCCCCGTCGGGGTGGTCAAACCAGTGAAAGTCCACCTTGACCAGGGGCCGCAGGTACTCGGTCAGGACGTCCTTGTAGGAGTTCGGCTTGACCAGTTCCTTCCCGAAGGGCGTGGCCTTGGTCGCGGTCTCGTAGAGCTCGGTGGTCTTCTGTACGGCCTTGAAGCCGCACACGATCAGGCCGCCCCCGGCGTTGGCGAACGCAGCCACGTCCTTCGCCAACTCGTACTTGCCCTTGTCCGTGCCGAGGTCGTAGGGGCCGACGCCGGGCCAGACGCTCTTGAAGTCGACCCAGTCGCTCTCACGGGTGCCGATGATCCGGTCCGGGTCTCGCTGGACGAGCGCGGTGATCAGCTGCATGCGCGAGGAGACGGTCATGCCGCCAGGGTAGGGCTCGCGCTGGGTCAGCTTGCGCTTGTCCGGCCAGGATCCTCGAACTTGCGCTTGCCGTGCAACGGCCCGGGACCGATGCACGACGCAGTGACCTTCATCACTGCTAGGATCGCCTGCGCCCTCTGAAAGGGACACAATGCAGGTCGTCGCCAGGGACACGGCGCCAGGTTCGCCAGTCCGGCTTAAGCGACACGGCCTGCGGGGGGACACGGTGAGTGCAGCGATAACCGCGGTGGTCATCCCGGCGTCCGCGCGATGGCGGTCCGTCCGGCAGCAAACGAGGTGCCCGAGGTGCAGCAGCCAGGCGTAGGCCACGGCGGCGGCCAACAGCGGCAGGGATCTGATCCGGCGCAGCAGCAGCGTGCCGAAGGAGTGGGTGCCGCCAGTCGTGATGGGCGTGCGAACGAAGGATGCGCCGCCGCAGCCGGTGAACCCTGGCAGCACTACGACCTCGGACACGGCTACTGCGGCTACACCTTCTTCGAGCAATGCCAGCGCATGGCCTGCGCACGCTGCGACTTCTACACCCCGAAAACCTCCAGCAAGAGCCAGCTCCTGGAGGCCAAGGAGAACCTGCAAAAGATGCTCGTGGCCATCCCCCTGACGGACGAAGAACGTGCTGCGGTCGACGACGGCCAGGCCGTACTCGACCAACTCCTCGACCGGCTCACAGATGTCCCCACTCCCGCCAGCCCGCCGACCGCAGCGCTTGCGGTCGGCAGAAATAGCGGTGGGGTGGACCCGCAGGCGCGCCGGCCTCCTGCCGATCGCCAGCCGCTCGCCCAGCGTCCGCCCGTAGAAGGAGTGGACACGTCGGCCGAGCGTCGCGCAGTCCGGGCACTGCGGCGGCTTCCCCGCACCGCTGCCTCGATCGCCAACAGCTCGGGACTGACGATCAGCCGCTCCAAATCAATGTCGACACCGGGAAACAGCAGATCCTCGATCGCACGCAGGCCCATACCAGGGAGATTCTGCGACGAAACGATTCGTCATGCAGACCGCTGACCTGGCCTTTCGCGGACTTCGAGTCAGCATAGTTTTCGAGGCTCTGACCGCGATTGCGTGAATGACCTTGTGTCGGGGGTGCAGGGGCCGGGTGCCGAATTGCCAATCGTCGTCACGCGCGTTCGTCCGTAGTGTCCCGGCCGGAGCCTGAAGCCGAGGCGGAGCAGCGCTGGCGGCCCTGGTCTGCTGACGTGCGGCGTTGAAGGCCTCCGTCGCCGGTGGCCTTCAACGCCGAGACCCGTGTCCGGTTCGGCTTCGGGCATGCCGTCCCGGGCGGGCGGTGGCGACTATTTGACGGTGAAGGTCTGCCACGCGTCGTACTCGGACACCTGGGCGTTGGCATTGTGCGGGTCTGCGACCGAGTACGCCTCGGCGGGCATGGCGCTGATCTGCCACTGCCCGGCGTAGGCGGCCTTGCTGAACGTGATGCGCAGGTTCACGTGCTCCCAGTAGCCGGGGGTGATGGCGATCTGGTTCTTGACCAGCCATGTCCAGTAGTCGCCGGCCATGTCGGGCTTCCAGACGCCCCACCTCCCGGTGGCGGGGTCCTGCAGGCTGACGGTGACGCCGCGGTTGTCGAGGGCGGGCCTGCGGTCGTCGTCGGCGGTGAGGCCGAGCCCACGGCCCAGGACCTGCACCTTGTACGGGGACTCGTCCCGGTACCAGACGACCATGGTGACGGTCGTTCCGCGCTTGACCACGGCGGGGGTGTGGACGCTCGAGTTGAGGGTGCCGACGGTGGGCGGCATGTTCGCGGCGGGGTGCGCGGCCGCTTGCGCGGAGCCGGGCACGAGGGCCAGCAGGGCGGCGACGGCGGCGATGCCGAGCGCGGTACGGCCAGTGTTCATGGGTCCCCCAGTTGTGGTTGTGGACTCCGGAGCCTAACGCTGCCGTCACGAGCATCACCAGGATGGGTGGGCCACCGCACATACGGGCGCCGACTTGAGACGCCATCAACGCGGATGGCCGCGCCGGTGATGAGGCTTGATGAAAAATCGGTTCTACCCGCGCTTTCGTGAAGCCGCTGGTAGGTGGCCCGCATGCAAGATCGTTCCGGTGCGGCGTGCCGTACGTGTGAGCCTATGCGCGATCAAGGACATGTTGTTCCCCGACACCGAGGTCGAGCTGCATCAGCTGATCATGGAGCCGCTGCTGGTGGTTGTGGAGGCTGCGGCATGTGGTCGTCCGCTGCGCTGCCGAGACTGCGGCGATCCGGGGGCCGAGCCCAAGAGCCAGGCGATGGGCCGCGGAGCCGCCGGACCTGTCACAGGCCCCGGCTATGGTCCCTGCAACATCAACGAACGCTGGAGGCGACATGAGCTGGGACCTGCTCGTCCTGCCCGTCCCGGCGGAGTTCGTCTCAATCGACGACTTCCCCGACGACTTCACCACCGAGCCAATCGGTTCCTGCGAGGAGGTCAAGGCCACGCTGCGTGGTCGCATCCCGGGCATCGAGTTCGCTGAACCGACCTGGGGTCGGCTCACCGGCCCCACCTGGTCGATGGAGCTGAACCTGGGCTCCGAAGCCTCAGTGGACTCGATCATGCTCTATGTCCACGGCACCGGTGACGCCGTCCTGCAGGCCGTCATCGACATCGCTGACGCGGTGAGCTGCCGTGTGATCGACACCTCCCGGGGCGACTTCCTGGCAAAGGACGACCCGAGCAGCTGGCAGGCATTCCAGACCTACCGCGACCACGTGATCCGCGGCGATTAGACGCATCATGCCCCCAGGGCCGACGGTGCTCGGGTCGCACGTCGGAGACTATTTTTCGGCTTCAAGGAGGGTTGCACGCGTGCTGCTGGAAAAGCAGGAGATCACGGGAGTGAAGCTGGTGGGCAGCGGTCGCACACTCGGCCCACTCGAGCTGAATCGGTGCGTGTTCAACGGATCGGTGCTGGCGCAGTTCGACGACCCGGACCTGGGCCTGGTCGTTCGCGATGTCACTGCGAGACGTTGCCGGGTGAATCGGTCCGGGGCCCAGGGAGTGCGGTTCGAGGACGTGCACATCGACGGGCTCGCTGTCACCTCGCTGCTGCACTTGAACGCCTGCGTGTTCAAGCACGTGACGTTGACCGGCAACATCGGCCCGCTGATGGCGACCCCGCCGAACTACGCGCTCTCAGTAGACCTGCGGGACCGCTTCAGAGCCCAGATCATCGCCTACTACGCAGGCGTCGACTGGGCTCTGGACATCTCGCAAGCGGCGTTCTCCGAGGCGGACTTCTACTACGTCCCGGGGCACCTGATTCGGCGCGACGAAGAGACCCAGTTCCTGCTGCACCGCGACCGGGCGGAACACTTCGGCGATCTGAAGAAGCTGCCCGACTTCGCGCGGTTTGCCGTGAGCCGCTTCGAGGCGACACCGTTCGACACGCTCGTCGCCATCGCCCCCAAGCGCTCCAAGAACTTCACGACATGGCTCGCTGAACTGCAGATTCTTCGCACGGAGGGCCTTGCCGACTGACGTCGAATCAAGGCCTGGCCCGGCTTGCCGGGCATTCCATCGGCGACATATAGGGTAGAGAGCACGGTTCCGGGTCCACCGGACAGTCCTCGGTGGAGATCACGCGCTCGCACCACCTGCAGGCCAAGTCGGCTTGAGCGCCAGCCATGTTGAGAGACATGGCGATTTGCAGCATCTCCCGGAGCGGCAACCCGCTCAAGATCAATCACGGAACCGCGGTCAGAGCCGTTTTCGAAGAACGCCATCAGGCGTCGGGGCTCCGCCCCGCAGGGACGGATCGGCGGGACGGCGTCCAGCAGTGGTAGGAGCCGGGTGAGGTCGTAGCGGTTGCCCCCGATGAAACTGACGGCCAGCGCGGTGCCGTGCCGGTCGACCCAGACGCCGGTCTCGGTCCAGTCCCGCAGCCTGCGCCAGACCGTGAACGGTGTCCGCCAGCACGTCGATGATGCCTGACGCCGTGCGCAGGGTGGTGTGGGTGTCCGACGCCGATCGTCATCGCTTCGGCAGGCGCCGCGCCCACGGTTCGCGTCGCTCCGCGGGAATCGTCGTGAAGCTGCGGCCAGGGGCGTTGCAAAGTCCCGATGATGAGGTGAGTCTGCAGGTCGTAGTGCTGCGGGGCGTCGAAGGTGACCCGTCACGGAAGCAACGAAACTCCGGTTGAACGGGGTGACCTTCCCAAGTCGCCCTGCCCCGCCGGAGTTTCGATGTGTCGTCAGTCTGCCACCGTCTGTCTGGTCAAGTCGCCCGCCCTGGCGGGTGTCGCAGCGCTTCCGCTGGTGGAGCGGTTGCGGGTGCTGCCCGATCCGCGTCGGCGGCGCGGCGTGCGTCACCCGTTCGTGGCGGTGTTGCTGGTCGCCGCCTCGGCGGTGCTGGCCGGCGCACGCTCGTACGCGGCGATCGGGCAGTGGTCCACCAGCGCCCCGCAGCACACACTGGCCCGGCTGGGCGCCCGAACGGTGGGCGCACTGAGCATCCGGGTCCCGCCCAGCTCCGCCACGATCCGGCGGGTCATCGGCCACGTCTGTCCCGGTGGCCTGGCCGACCTGACCGGCACCGATCCCGCGGGCGCGCAGTCGCTGGCGGTGGACGGCAAGGCCGCCCGGGGCTCGCGTCACGACCAGATCCCGGCCGCCCACCTCCTGGCCGCGATGACCGACCAGGGCCGGACCGTCACCCAGCTGCGCGTGCCCGACAAGACCAACGAGATCACCTGCTTCGCCGCCCTGCTGGAGCCCTACGACCTGACCGGGGTCACCGTCACCGCCGACGCTTTGCACACCCAGCGCGCCCACGCCCGCTTCCTGGTCGAGGAGAAGCACGCGCACTACCTGCTGGTGATCAAGGCCAACCAGCCGGGCCTGCACCGACAGGTGCGGTCACTGCCGTGGAAGGAGGTCACCGCGCGCCGCTACGACCGCGAGAGCGGCCACGGCCGAAAGGAGACCCGGGTCACCAGGACACTGACGGTCACCGACCTCGGACTCGACTTCCCGCACGCCGTCCAGGCGGTGCGGATCCTGCGCCACCGCACCGACCTCAGGACCGGCGCGTGCACCCGCCAGACCGTCTACGCGATAACCGACCTGACCTCGCATCAGGCCTCACCCCAGCGCCTGGGTCAACTCGCCAGGTCACAGTGGACCATCGAGAACCGCCTGCACTTCGTCCGCGACACCACCTTCCACGAGGACGCCTCGAAGATCCGCACCGGCCACGGGCCCGACAACATGGCCACCCTGCGAAACCTGGCGATCAACACCCTCCGCGACGCCGGACACCACAACATCGCCGCCGGCCTCCGCCACACCTCCTACGAGCCTTTCACCCGCCCACTCGACCTCCTGGGCATCGCCTGACCGGCGCACTCACAAGATCAAGAGACTTTGCAACGCCCCTGAAGCTGCGGCTGTGTGTCCTTGCGTTCATCGGGCCCACAACTGCCTGGATCCGCTGACATGGACGCGTCCTTGTGGAAGGCTCGGTGGATACCGGGGGGCTACGTCACACAGGAGTGCGTTTCGGTCCGTTCCCCGACAGCCCGGGCCGACCGGGCGGCGAATGTGGAGGGGACTTGGCCCGCGGTGAGAACGACGACGCTGCCCACCGCCTCATTGAAGCCGACTACCAGGTGCTGCTGCGTGGCGAGAAAGAGCGTGCGAAGCTGCGCCAGAAGGTGCGGCGCCGTGAGCAGGACCTGGCCGACTTCGTGAAGCCCGGTTGTATCGGACCTGCCTGCTGGTCGGTCTCCTCTGCTTGATGGCCGGCCTGGGTTGGACGGATCTGGCCTGGGGCCACTCTGTCCGGATGGTCCGGGGCGACATTGCCCTCCTCCTCGTGGGTGCTGTCGCGCTGCTCTGCGCGAGGGTCGTGAAGCCGAACTCCAACGGGTGGCGTATCAATGCCGAGGACGAACTCGAGGTCGACCGGGTGGCCCTTCGTTTCCTCGATGCGCTTAGCCAGCCCACGCTGGCTGTTCGGCGTGACTTCTACCGCGCGGACACGGCCGAGATCGTCGACCAGTATCAGCGTGACAGCCGCAAGTACCGTCGCGTCCACAACAGCCTGCAGTCCCTAATCATGATCGGGTCGGCGACGACCACCATCATCGGAGCCCTGGACTCGGGCAGCGACTTGACCTGGCAGAGTGCCACTATCGTGGGTGTCAGCTTCGCTATCACCCTGGCCGCGATGTTCACCGGCTACTACAAGTACCGCGAGCGCGCCTACTTCCTGCAGCAGACCGCCGACTCCATCGAGGAAGAGTCCAACGCCTTCCGGCTTGGCGTCGGCCCGTACAAGGAGTTCGACCCCGGCCAAGCGGACCAGGCCCTGGCCAAGTTCGCCTCCCGGGTCGAAGACCTGCGTAACGAGCAGCGCCGCCGCCAGCAGCAACTCGACCAGCCGGCCGACCAAGCAGACGCGGCGGCTCCCGCCCCGGCCTGACCGATGAACGGATCGTTGCCTTCGACGAGTTACACGAAAGGATTTGTTTCATCACCGAAGAGCCCTGGCCACCTACTCCAAACGAAAAACCCCGTCAGGGATCCAGCCGCCGA
The Streptacidiphilus albus JL83 genome window above contains:
- a CDS encoding DUF4231 domain-containing protein — its product is MAGLGWTDLAWGHSVRMVRGDIALLLVGAVALLCARVVKPNSNGWRINAEDELEVDRVALRFLDALSQPTLAVRRDFYRADTAEIVDQYQRDSRKYRRVHNSLQSLIMIGSATTTIIGALDSGSDLTWQSATIVGVSFAITLAAMFTGYYKYRERAYFLQQTADSIEEESNAFRLGVGPYKEFDPGQADQALAKFASRVEDLRNEQRRRQQQLDQPADQADAAAPAPA
- a CDS encoding AlbA family DNA-binding domain-containing protein — protein: MTVSSRMQLITALVQRDPDRIIGTRESDWVDFKSVWPGVGPYDLGTDKGKYELAKDVAAFANAGGGLIVCGFKAVQKTTELYETATKATPFGKELVKPNSYKDVLTEYLRPLVKVDFHWFDHPDGDQDTAGHYFVIEVAPLPEQERWAIVTRGLNEDGKFVRGAWAIPVRNGDTTAYLSPDEVYRLVNDGLRVRRGPAARPTPHADRAAERAALRSRLNMDDTPVLFFQSTPSPLTGLLPGMYATGGVVEALTHQDTLRGVTAFNFASGIHRPEPLDGGLLLTSPPRWGLWVEADGSVTAAVAADREMLGWAMESYGSHQFGRISVFVLTEITLEYFRLVDRAILPRLDGPWTHSVVAVGFAQAPPRTLAPGADPEFPFQGAPQPATSDAWSQSWEAFGDPERDAHAALQRLYPLFGLDVAANPFTDPAAGRVDPQRLVGVS
- a CDS encoding ISAs1 family transposase, whose protein sequence is MCRQSATVCLVKSPALAGVAALPLVERLRVLPDPRRRRGVRHPFVAVLLVAASAVLAGARSYAAIGQWSTSAPQHTLARLGARTVGALSIRVPPSSATIRRVIGHVCPGGLADLTGTDPAGAQSLAVDGKAARGSRHDQIPAAHLLAAMTDQGRTVTQLRVPDKTNEITCFAALLEPYDLTGVTVTADALHTQRAHARFLVEEKHAHYLLVIKANQPGLHRQVRSLPWKEVTARRYDRESGHGRKETRVTRTLTVTDLGLDFPHAVQAVRILRHRTDLRTGACTRQTVYAITDLTSHQASPQRLGQLARSQWTIENRLHFVRDTTFHEDASKIRTGHGPDNMATLRNLAINTLRDAGHHNIAAGLRHTSYEPFTRPLDLLGIA